Part of the uncultured Methanobrevibacter sp. genome, GTTATTTAGCAGTAGGGGAACTTGGTTTTATTGGATTGGGTATTGGTCTTGGAACTCAGTTTTCTATTACTGCAGGTCTTTTCCAAGCACTTAATGAAATAATAACTACTGCATTATTATTTATAGGATTTGGACTTATAGCTTATGTAACTAAAGAAGAGGATACTCGTAAATTAGGTGGACTATTAGCTTACCATCCAAAAGTTGGTTTAATGCTTCTGTTTGGTGGTTTGGCTATGGCAGGTGTTCCTCCATTTAGTGGATTCCAAAGTAAATTAATGCTTGTTCAAGCTTCATTAAGTTGCGGATATCCAGAATTATCTATTCTTGCAGTTATTGTAAGTATAGCTACATTTGTTGTATTTGTTAAAACATTCTATGGAATGTTTTTAAGACCAAAACCAGCTACATTGGAAGTACCTGATAATGATGTACCTAAATCTGCAGTATTTGCAATGGGTGTTTTATTAATATTAATTATTGTATTAGGTATTTGTCCCGGTATTGTTACAAATGGAATTTCTGAATTTGTAGGAGGTATTTTATGAAACTTTATGACCAGATATTCAATGTTGTAAAAGATTTTAGAAAATTCTTTTCTCCAGGTCCTGTAACTAATGCTGATGTTTCTGGAAGTATTACATCTGAAATATTGTTAATTGTTTCATTAGTAATGGTATGTTTATTATTAAGACATGTTCATTTATTACTTGCAGGTATTGTTACTTTAATTATTCTTGTTGTTTTAGTAAAAAACATGCCATTAATTCCTAAATTTAAAATAGAACAGGATGATTCATTAGATAAAATGATATTTTACACGGTTATGGTTTTAGGAATAATTGTTGTGTTTGTTTATTGGGGTGGTAACTTTGTCTAATAGTATTAAAACTATAATTGCATCAATAGTTACAGTATTATTTTCTGTATCTTTATTTGATGCATTATTTAATTTAAATAAGGTTATTGTTCCTGGTGTAAGTAATATTTATAATGAGTTAGGTACTCAAATATCTCCAAATTTAATTACTGTTGTAATTTTTGATTTCAGAGGTTATGATACTTTGGGAGAATCTATTATATTATTAACTGCAGGTTTAGTTGTTTTACTTGTATTTGGTAGAGGAAGATTAGGAGGTAAAGAAGAATGAGTCAAAATAGTGTAATTTTAAAGTTAATAGCTTTACCAATTGCTATTTTTGTATCATGTATGGGGATAATGACTATTTTAGGAGGTCATATAACTCCTGGTGGAGGTTTCCAAGGGGGAGCTATGATTACTGCAGGAGTGATTATATGTCTTTTAGTTTATGGTTTGGATAAATCTCCAATAAATTTATCTCATGATTTTGTTAGTGCAGTTGAAGGATTTGGAATTTTAGTTTATATTGGGCTTGGTCTTGTAGGTTTGTTCTTTGCAGGATCTTTCTTGTACAATGTAGGAACTGATATTTCTGGTGTTGTTCCAGATTTTGTAAGGACAATTTTCCATTATCCTGATGTAACAAATGCAGGTATACTTCCATATTTGAATATTGTAGTAGGTTTAAAAGTATTTGTTGGATTAAGCGCAATTGTCATAGCTTTTATGGGTTTTAAAAAGTTTGAAGAGGAGAACTGAGGTGAACATATGTTAAATTTAGGTGCAATAATATTTGGATTTTTATTAGGTGTTCTTGTAGGATCTCAAATTAAAAGTAAACGTATGGATACACAGTTCACCTTAGCATCATTTGTAATAATTTTCATAGTTGGATTGGTATCTGCATGGCAATTAGGGCCGTTTCCATTTTACACAGATATGCCAATAGCTTCCGGATTTTTCTTTGGATTGCTCGGTATTTTTGTAGGTAAACTATTATTTGGTAGAGGAGAGTAAGGAGTTTTTATAATGTTTGTATCGACTAATACATGTGAAGGAATAGGGGACTGTATTAAACAATGCCCTACTAAAGCTATTCGTTTAATTAATGGAAAGGCTTTAAGCTGTCTTACTTGTGGTTTATGTTATAAAAATTGTCCAAGTAATGCAATATTTGTTAATAATTATGGAGGTTATGTTGTAGACAGAGCTAAATGTAGTGGCTGTGGAATGTGTATGTATAACTGTCCTATAAACAATATTAAAATTGAAGATGGGGTAGTTTATGGTATTTGCTCACGTTGTGGGGTTTGTGAAGATGCCTGTCCATCACATTCAAGAATAGATAGTTTTAAGTTAACTGAAGAAAAACAGTTGGAATTTATAAAATCGTTAAGTACTGCATTACCAACATATAAAGGAGTTCCACATAAGACTAATGAAGTAACTCAAGTATCTAGAAGGTATTTTGCAACGGATTATGATAACTGTATATTCTGTGGAAGGTGTGAGGAATATTGTCCAACATCTACTATTCATGTAACTTTAGATAGGGATGAAGGTATTTGTAGTGATTGTGGACTTTGTGTTGATGTTTGTCCAAATGGTGCAATGAATAAAAATCATATAGTTAATAAAAACATCTGTACACTTTGTTTGAATTGTTTAAAAGCATGTCCTCATAATGCAGTATCTATTGAGAATTTTAAGATAAATGTAAATCATATTAATCAAAAACCAGAAGGTTCTATTATATCTTGTATTAATTGTGGATTATGCGCAACATTGTCTGAAAATGAATCATTACGTTATGATGATTCAAAATTAAGGTATGATCCAACAGAAGATATTGGAGAAAATATTTCAAAATCACATAAAATAGCTATTGATTCTTGTCCAACAGGTACTCTTAGAGAAGATGAAGAAATGCTTCTTGTTAATGAAATAAATGGGGAAGAACAAAAAACACTTTCTGGATTTTGTGTATCCTGTGGAAATTGTGTTAAAGTCTGTGATAATAATGCAAGATTATTTAAAATAGCTACATGGGACGGTTCAATAACTGATGATTGTATTTCTTGTGGAATATGCTGTGAAGTTTGTCAGGAAAATGCCATTACTTTACATAGAGGAAGTATTTCTGTTGATTTGGATAAATGTATATTATGTGAAAACTGTGGTGTGCATTGTCCAGTTAATGCAATTCCAAAAACTACAATGCATAAAAAAGAGATTATTGATGGTTTTTGTTTCATTGAACAAAAATTATGCATGCATTGTGGATTATGTTATGATATTTGTCCATATGATGCAATTAACAAAAAAGAGGATAAATTTGAAGTAAATGAAGAAAAATGTAAATATTGTGGGGCATGTAAAAATGCTTGTCCGGCAAATGCATTTATGTTTGAAAGAACTTTTAGAGATTCTATAGAGGGGATCTAAATGATAAACATGCTTAAAATAGCTTTGGAAGGAGCATTCACTAACTTTAAAAGAATATTCTTTGCAGCAGATAGGGTTACTGACATGGAAATAAGAAAACAGGTATCTACACTTACAGTGGAACCAACTAAAAAAGTTGATGAAGATGCTTGTATTGGTTGTGGAGGTTGTGCTAATGTTTGCCCAACAAATGCTATTGAAATGAAAAAATTAGCATCTCCAGTAAAGTTAACTGATAATTGGACAAAAACAGAAGTTCCAGAGTTAAACCCACTTAAATGTGTTGTATGTTATTATTGTCATGATTTTTGTCCAGTATTTTTATTGTATGGTGAAAAAGGAACAGTTCATCCAAATACTGTTGGAAATCAAGAAGTGGATGTTTCAAAACTTATTAACCAACCAGTTAAAATATCTGATGATAAATTAAAAGTTATTTCACAGTATCTTTCAGATAAAACAATATTAAAAAATAAGGAAGATTAAGGGGGATTATATGGGAATTAAATCATTTTCAAGAGCAAGAGCAATACATCTAATGTTAGTTTATACTGGTGGATGTAATGGGTGCGATATTGAGATTGTTAACTCTGTATTATCACCTAAATTTGATGCTGAACAATATAAAGTGTTTTTAACATGGAATCCTCGTGAAGCTGATGTTTTGGTTGTCACAGGTCCTGTAACTAAACTAAATAGAAAACCATTAGAAGAAATTTATAATGCTATACCTGAACCTAAATTGGTGGTGGCTGCAGGAAGTTGTGCTTTGATGGGTGGAGTTTATAAAAATATTCATGGAGATATTCCATCTGAAGAAATTGAAGGACCTGTTGAAAATATAATACCTGTTGATGCAAAGGTTCCGGGTTGTGCTGTAAGGCCTCAGGATATTTTATCAGGAGTTGTATCAATTTTACCAAAATTATTAGATGCAGATTAATAAAAGGAGTTTAAAAATGGATGAAAAAATACCAAATAGTAAAATTATAGAAACTGAAATTCCTATGGGTACAGTTCACCCAGCTGCATTAGAACCGTATAGGGTCAGACTTTTTGTAGAAGATGAAATTGTTCAGGAAGCTGAAATAACTATTGGGGTTAACCATAGGGGAATAGAAAGAATCATGGAAGGACTTCCTGTTGAAAAAGCTAATGCATTAACTGAAAAAATATGTGGAATTTGTTCTAATGCTCATGTTTGGAATTCTGTAAGAACTGCAGAATTAGGTTTGGATATTGAAATTCCAAAAAGAGCTAGTTATATTAGAATTATTGTTGGTGAATTAGAAAGATTGCATAGTCATTTTCTTTATTTGGCTCATGGATGTGAAGTTTTAGCTCATGAAACATTTTCAATGAGGGTATTTTACCTTAGAGAAATCGTAATGGAACTTTTAAACATGATTGGTGGAAATCGTGTTCAATATGGTTGTTCTGTTATTGGTGGAATCCGTCCAAGATGTGACTTAGATTCTAAAAGAATTGAAAGATTAATTGTTGATATTGATAAGTTAGAAGAAGGTTTAACAGATTTTGTAAATAGGTTCACTGCAGACTCAATATTGATGTCTAGGGTTACTGGTGTTGGTGTACTTCCTCAAAAACAAGCTATTAAATTAGATGTTACTGGCCCAACTTTAAGAGCTACTGGTGTTGTGCAGGATTTGAGAACAACGATGAAAGAATATGATGATTTTGATTTTAATATTATAACTCAGGAAGATGGTGATGTTAAAGCTAATTTGATGATGAGGGCATTAGAATCCTTTGAATCAATTAAAATAATTCGTCAAGCTATTGCTAATTTGCCTGAAGGGCCAGTTGTAACTAGAAATTGGGAAATGAAAGATACTGATATTATTGAAAGTCGTATTGAAGTTCCAAGGGGAACATTGTATCATTCTTATGCTTTAGAAAGTGGAAGAGTTAGGCATTCTATTATTAGAACTCCATCTATGGCAAATATTGGTGCAATGCAATATGCCTGTATTGGTGATCAAATAACTGATGCGCAATTGTGTATTGTTCAGTGTGATCCATGTTTTACTTGTACTGATAGAGTAATTGAGATAATTAGGAGATAAAATTATGATGCAAAATACTATTATTTTCTCTATTTTAGCAGTAATTGTTACAGTAGTGGTATGTTTTGTTGTAAGTACATTTTTACCTGGTATTGAAAGAAAATATGTTCATGCTAGAATTCAACAAAGAATTGGTCCACCAGTAACTTCTCCAGGAATTATGGCTCCAATTAAATTTGTATTTAAGGAAAATGTTAGAGTATCTTCTCCGCTTCCAAATTTATATAAAGCATTACCTATTATATGTTTCATAGTAGTGTTGTGTATATTAATAGCTTTAACTCCTCAAGCATTTCATATTCCGGCATTAGCTAGTTTAATAGCTGTTGTTGGTTTGTTAAAAGTTGAAGAAATATGTTATGTGTTAATGGGAGCATTATCTAAATCAATCATGTCTGTTGGAATGCCCTTTCCAGATTTAGTAAAAGGAGCAGTTCATAAAAATGCTACTAGGTCTTTCATGGAAGATATAAGTGCAAGAAGATCTTTAAGAATGATTACTTATGGTTCATTCCCATTATATTTATCAGTATTTGCACCTATAACTTATGCTGGAAGCATTTATCTTCAAGATATAATTCAATATCAACAAGCTAATGGACCATTTTTATTTACAGTATCTGGAGCTATTGCAGCTATTGTATTTTTCATTGGTTATATGATTTTATTAAATGAATATCCGTTTTCAATCATCAAAGCAAAATCTGATGTAATTGAAGGTCCTTATATGGAATATGCTGCTAAATATCGGGCAGTTGTATTTATTACAAGAGGATTTTTTATGTTTGTTCTTGGTGCATTGTTTTCAGTATTGTTTATTGGTATTCCACCAAGTATATTTTCATGGGGAATTTTAGTTAATATAATTGTAGCATTGGTATTTGTAGTTATGATGGGTATTTTCTCAGCATTTACTCCAGTGTTTACAAATAGACAATTATTACCTACTATTGTTGGAATATCTTTACTTGGAGTGTTATCTATTGTAATTGGTGTATTATGAGGTGATTATTTGAAATTTGTTATGCAACCAAAACATATAATAAGTCTTGGAGGATATATTGTAGAAACACAGTTTCCTTATAGGAATCTTATAGTTGTAAATAAAACTTCTGAACCTATTAAGATTGAAATTCCAGTTTTTGATGAAAGTTGGATTGATGAACATAGGGATTTAGGACTGGAAGTGATTCCTGTATCAAAAGAGGATAATTTTTTAAAAATGTGGAAAAGAGCACATGCACAATTAGATAAAATAAGGAATTAATATGGGAAATTATAGTTTAACTATTAAATCTGATGAAAAAAAAGGAGTATTGGATGATATTACTTCAATTATAGTTCAACATGAGGTTAATATTAGTTATACTCATCTTTTCATTGAAAAAAATAATGTAGGCACAATTGATTTGGAACTTGAAAATGTAAATAATATTAAAGATTTGATTGTTGATTTAGAAGCTCTTGATGAAGTTAAATCTGTGGAAATACATTCATCTCAATCAAATGTTTATGGAAAGCGCATTATTATTGTCGGTGGTGGTGCACAGGTATCTCAAGTTGCATTAGGTGCAATCACTGAAGCTGATAGGCATAATATTCGTGGTGAACGTATAAGTGTAGATACTCTTCCGATTGTTGGGGAAGAAAACATAGCTGAAGCTACTGATGCAGTATCTAGACTTCCAAGAGCGCATGTTTTAGTATTGGCTGGTTCTTTGATGGGTGGAAAAATAACTGAAGCAGTTAAAAAAATAAAAAAAGAAAAAGGAGTAATTATTATTTCTTTAAATATGCCTGGAAGTGTTAAAGATTATGCTGATTTAATTATAACTGATCCGGTACAAGCAGGAGTTCTTGCAGTAATGGCAATAGCTGATACTGCAGTTTTTGATATTGAAAAACTTCATGGAGATATTGAATATTAATCTTTTGTACAAATTGCATAATATTCGCAATTTTTACACTTTTTTTCACTTATTTTCACTTTTGGTATCTTTTTATTTATTATGATTTCTTTTGTTTCATTTAAAATGCCAAATAAACTTTTTCTAAGGTTCATATCTATAACTACTGGTCTTTTATCCTTTATTTTTGAATATTCTACAAATCCTACAAAAACTTCACTGTCAAATTCTTCTTCAATTAGAAGAGCAGTAGCTGCAACTTCAATTGCATCTCCATCCCAAACACCTTTAATTGGGGGATTGGAACTTTTAAAAAGTATGGGATAATATTTCCCATCAATAATTTCTATTTTGTCACAAATCCCAATTAAATCAATTTGATTGTCTTTTATCAAGTAAGAATATATACAATTTGGGAAAAACATTTCTGTGATTTCAAAACCATCTTTATTTAATATTTTCATTGCTTTTTTAGCTTTGAGAGCTAATATTTTTATATTAAAATAACTTTCATTGGTTATTTCGTATTTTTGTTCTTGTGTAATTTCATAACCTAATTTTTCTATAGTTTCTAAATTATTTTCACTGTAACTAGATATATTTTGAGATAATGCCGTTTCTATTTCCTTTAATTCCATATCTTTCTTTAATTTGCGCATATTTTTTTGTAATAAATCTTGAATATCTATTTTAATGTTTTTAAGTTCAGTATATACTTGATAATCTTCATTTTTAGAAATGTCTACATGTGTTTGTAGGTATAATTTCATCGGACAATACATATACATTTTTATAGATGATATATTTATCATTTTTTAACCTCTTCAAAATCGATATTATTGATTAGAATTAGTTAATATAAATAATGAGAGGTTTTAAATTAATTAAATCTTTTAAAATCAAATAAAAAAAGAGAATAGCTAATAATATTTAGCTATTATTACAATTTTATCATGCTGGACTTTCTTTGAGCTTGATATATTCGTCCATGGATTCTCTGGTAGTTCCAACAACAAGCCTATAAGTGTCTTCTTTTCCATCAGTAATGACTTTTTCAACTTTTCCTTTAGCTATAACATGTTCTTTATCAATAACTTCTCCAGCATAGGTGTGTGTAAATGAAACAACTTCAGATATTGGAGCTTCAACACCATCAACTATTTCTAAATTTTCAATAGTGTATAATGAAGGATTATCAAACGCACCAAGTGCACTTACAATATCACATTCAATTTGAGCTATTCCTAATGGTTCATAAACAGTATCTCCCCATTCACCACTAATCTCATCATAATTTTTAGTACATAAAATGTCAAATAAAGTTCCATTTATTGTTCCTCTATTTCCTTTTCTATTTTCATACCATTTGAATTCGTCCATGGTTAAACTAGAGTCTTTCATACGTTTGTTGTAAACTTTTTCCCAGAATTCATCTACAATTCCTTTTACAGTTATATCTTTATTTACTTCATCAATATGGACATTTTTACCTTTATTTTCTCTAAATGCTTTCATAGCTTTTCTATGATTTTCTAATCCGAAAACTACAAAATCAATATCTGAGACATCTTCTTTGTGAAGCCCAGGTAAAATTGATCCGGAAATTCCTAAATTTTCATAAGGAATATCTGCAATATAATGGAAAAAATCTGCAACATCCATTAATTTAGCCATTATTTCAGGATTTTTTAATTTTTCTCCATTATTAAAAGCAGTTCTAAGTTCAGCTAATCTTTCTTCAGGTTTAATAATTTTAGCTACTTTTTCTTTAGGAACACCCATCATTTCGACATTTGTAACATCACAAAAGTACAGATAATCTGGATGATTTTCTCTTAAATAATCATATGCTTCTTTTGAAGTAACTTTTCTGTATTTTTTACCATTTTTTTGTCTATCTCCATTAGGATCTGGAATATATCTTAAAAATGAGATAAATCTGTCACTAGGATGGATGTAGTTTGTAGATGCAAAATATAGTCCATCAGTTGAATAAATAAAATCTCTTGTTCTTACTTGTTTCATAAAAATAACTTCCTTGTTTTAATATTATGAAATTAATATTAAACTTGTTTTTCTATTTAATTTTGAATTCAGGATATTGTTGGTCAAAATTAATTTTTTTATTTCTTTCACAATATTTTTATATAAAAATAATATCTAACATTTAACTATGACTATTATTCACAAGCATATTGATGATATTTTTGAGTATGATGGAAGTCAAATTAATCCTTCCTGGGCTTTTAATGAATTTGGAATATATGGATCATCTATTATTACATGGGTGGGTCCGGTATATATTACTCCTGATAATTTAAAGGATTTTGCAGATGTTGGACTTGAAATTAAATCTAATTATATGATTAATTTTATTTGTGAGTTTTTTGATTGTCAACCTGCAAATATGAGAATAGCTTATCTTCGTCAAAGATTATTAGTTATGATTTTTAGAGAAGTTTTATTTGAAAAAGGAATTGTCTCTAAAAGGGAGGGAGATGATATTTTTGTGGAAAATAGAAAATTAAGTATTTCAATAGCTAGCGCATCTTTAAGTTCTATGAAAATCCATTTTGCTCTTAATTTGGAAGATAAAGGAACTCCTGATGATGTAGAAACTATTGGTCTTTTTGATATTAAAGATACTGATGGTAATCAAATATTTAATAATGATAATTTAGTTGATTTAGTTAATGATGTTGTTAATAGGTTTATTAACGAATTGGAAACAATAGAAAATGATATTAGTAAAACAAATTTATTATAATGTGGTGATTTTATGAAAATTATGATTAATGGTATACAATCTAATTTAAGGTTTTCTTCAGCTCATGTTATTCCAGGTCATGAATCTTGTGGCCATATTCATGGACATTCTTATTTTGTTGATGTGGAAATTGAGGGGGAACGTGCAGGGGAATTTAAATTTGTAGTTGATTTTAAAGATGTTAAATCATATACTAAAGCAATTTGTAATGAATTGGATCACAGATTATTAATTCCGGTTTATAATGAGTTAATAGATATAAAGAACTTTAATAAAAAATCAGATTCTATTTTTGATTTAAAAGAAGAAAAAACAATTTACTTTAAAATTAATGGAAAAGGATATTCTATTCCTAGTGAAGATTGTGTATTTTTACCTCTTCCTTATTCTTCTGCTGAAGAATTATCCAAATTCTTTGCTGAAACATTAGCTAAAAAATTAGGTGAAAAATATGATAATTTAGATTATGTTGCAGTTGGAGTTAATGAAGGAATTGGTCAAGGAGCAATTTATAAAAAGGTATTTGATGATTAATTATGAGGGCTCCGATAATTGAAATTTTTTCAAGCTTCCAAGGTGAAGGTCTTTTCATTGGACAAAGGCAGATATTTGTTAGATTTGCAGGTTGTAATTTAAATTGCAACTATTGCGATACTCAAAATAGTAAATCTGAAAATTCTGGCAAATTAATGACTGTTGAAGAAGTTGTAACAGCTATTGAAAATATTAGGACTCCTGATTGTCATGTGATTTCTTTTACTGGTGGTGAACCAAGTTTATATCCTGAATTTATTAATGAAGTTGCTAGTAAAACTGATTTAAAAATTCTTTTAGAAACAAATGGTACTTTACCTGAAAAAATCAGCGATATTAAAAAATTGGACATTGTGTCATTAGATATTAAATTACCTGAACATTTTAATAATGATTTTGATGAAGAGGTTTTTTTTAACGAAATCAAATCAGTAAATTTATTAATGGCAAGGTCTATAATGTTATATTGTAAAGTAGTTGTATTGCCTTCAACAAAAATAAATTTAATTCAAGAGGTAATGGAAAAATTATCTAATAATATTTCAAACAAAAATAAACTTCAAATAATTATCCAACCGTCTAGTCCTTTAAAGGACTGGAATAATTCTAATTCTAAATTATTTGAATTTTCAGAAATTGTTGGGCGATATTTTGAGGTATCCACCATTCCACAGGTGCATAAAATATTAAATATTGAGTAAATGTGGAATAATTTTGTTTTGATTTTTT contains:
- a CDS encoding DUF5612 domain-containing protein is translated as MGNYSLTIKSDEKKGVLDDITSIIVQHEVNISYTHLFIEKNNVGTIDLELENVNNIKDLIVDLEALDEVKSVEIHSSQSNVYGKRIIIVGGGAQVSQVALGAITEADRHNIRGERISVDTLPIVGEENIAEATDAVSRLPRAHVLVLAGSLMGGKITEAVKKIKKEKGVIIISLNMPGSVKDYADLIITDPVQAGVLAVMAIADTAVFDIEKLHGDIEY
- a CDS encoding 7-carboxy-7-deazaguanine synthase QueE, producing MRAPIIEIFSSFQGEGLFIGQRQIFVRFAGCNLNCNYCDTQNSKSENSGKLMTVEEVVTAIENIRTPDCHVISFTGGEPSLYPEFINEVASKTDLKILLETNGTLPEKISDIKKLDIVSLDIKLPEHFNNDFDEEVFFNEIKSVNLLMARSIMLYCKVVVLPSTKINLIQEVMEKLSNNISNKNKLQIIIQPSSPLKDWNNSNSKLFEFSEIVGRYFEVSTIPQVHKILNIE
- a CDS encoding 4Fe-4S binding protein codes for the protein MINMLKIALEGAFTNFKRIFFAADRVTDMEIRKQVSTLTVEPTKKVDEDACIGCGGCANVCPTNAIEMKKLASPVKLTDNWTKTEVPELNPLKCVVCYYCHDFCPVFLLYGEKGTVHPNTVGNQEVDVSKLINQPVKISDDKLKVISQYLSDKTILKNKED
- a CDS encoding hydrogenase produces the protein MKLYDQIFNVVKDFRKFFSPGPVTNADVSGSITSEILLIVSLVMVCLLLRHVHLLLAGIVTLIILVVLVKNMPLIPKFKIEQDDSLDKMIFYTVMVLGIIVVFVYWGGNFV
- a CDS encoding energy-converting hydrogenase B subunit J, which translates into the protein MLNLGAIIFGFLLGVLVGSQIKSKRMDTQFTLASFVIIFIVGLVSAWQLGPFPFYTDMPIASGFFFGLLGIFVGKLLFGRGE
- a CDS encoding Dna2/Cas4 domain-containing protein codes for the protein MINISSIKMYMYCPMKLYLQTHVDISKNEDYQVYTELKNIKIDIQDLLQKNMRKLKKDMELKEIETALSQNISSYSENNLETIEKLGYEITQEQKYEITNESYFNIKILALKAKKAMKILNKDGFEITEMFFPNCIYSYLIKDNQIDLIGICDKIEIIDGKYYPILFKSSNPPIKGVWDGDAIEVAATALLIEEEFDSEVFVGFVEYSKIKDKRPVVIDMNLRKSLFGILNETKEIIINKKIPKVKISEKKCKNCEYYAICTKD
- a CDS encoding NADH-quinone oxidoreductase subunit B family protein, which produces MGIKSFSRARAIHLMLVYTGGCNGCDIEIVNSVLSPKFDAEQYKVFLTWNPREADVLVVTGPVTKLNRKPLEEIYNAIPEPKLVVAAGSCALMGGVYKNIHGDIPSEEIEGPVENIIPVDAKVPGCAVRPQDILSGVVSILPKLLDAD
- a CDS encoding DNA polymerase subunit beta — translated: MKQVRTRDFIYSTDGLYFASTNYIHPSDRFISFLRYIPDPNGDRQKNGKKYRKVTSKEAYDYLRENHPDYLYFCDVTNVEMMGVPKEKVAKIIKPEERLAELRTAFNNGEKLKNPEIMAKLMDVADFFHYIADIPYENLGISGSILPGLHKEDVSDIDFVVFGLENHRKAMKAFRENKGKNVHIDEVNKDITVKGIVDEFWEKVYNKRMKDSSLTMDEFKWYENRKGNRGTINGTLFDILCTKNYDEISGEWGDTVYEPLGIAQIECDIVSALGAFDNPSLYTIENLEIVDGVEAPISEVVSFTHTYAGEVIDKEHVIAKGKVEKVITDGKEDTYRLVVGTTRESMDEYIKLKESPA
- a CDS encoding MnhB domain-containing protein, translated to MSQNSVILKLIALPIAIFVSCMGIMTILGGHITPGGGFQGGAMITAGVIICLLVYGLDKSPINLSHDFVSAVEGFGILVYIGLGLVGLFFAGSFLYNVGTDISGVVPDFVRTIFHYPDVTNAGILPYLNIVVGLKVFVGLSAIVIAFMGFKKFEEEN
- a CDS encoding 6-carboxytetrahydropterin synthase yields the protein MKIMINGIQSNLRFSSAHVIPGHESCGHIHGHSYFVDVEIEGERAGEFKFVVDFKDVKSYTKAICNELDHRLLIPVYNELIDIKNFNKKSDSIFDLKEEKTIYFKINGKGYSIPSEDCVFLPLPYSSAEELSKFFAETLAKKLGEKYDNLDYVAVGVNEGIGQGAIYKKVFDD
- a CDS encoding respiratory chain complex I subunit 1 family protein, with amino-acid sequence MMQNTIIFSILAVIVTVVVCFVVSTFLPGIERKYVHARIQQRIGPPVTSPGIMAPIKFVFKENVRVSSPLPNLYKALPIICFIVVLCILIALTPQAFHIPALASLIAVVGLLKVEEICYVLMGALSKSIMSVGMPFPDLVKGAVHKNATRSFMEDISARRSLRMITYGSFPLYLSVFAPITYAGSIYLQDIIQYQQANGPFLFTVSGAIAAIVFFIGYMILLNEYPFSIIKAKSDVIEGPYMEYAAKYRAVVFITRGFFMFVLGALFSVLFIGIPPSIFSWGILVNIIVALVFVVMMGIFSAFTPVFTNRQLLPTIVGISLLGVLSIVIGVL
- a CDS encoding 4Fe-4S binding protein — translated: MFVSTNTCEGIGDCIKQCPTKAIRLINGKALSCLTCGLCYKNCPSNAIFVNNYGGYVVDRAKCSGCGMCMYNCPINNIKIEDGVVYGICSRCGVCEDACPSHSRIDSFKLTEEKQLEFIKSLSTALPTYKGVPHKTNEVTQVSRRYFATDYDNCIFCGRCEEYCPTSTIHVTLDRDEGICSDCGLCVDVCPNGAMNKNHIVNKNICTLCLNCLKACPHNAVSIENFKINVNHINQKPEGSIISCINCGLCATLSENESLRYDDSKLRYDPTEDIGENISKSHKIAIDSCPTGTLREDEEMLLVNEINGEEQKTLSGFCVSCGNCVKVCDNNARLFKIATWDGSITDDCISCGICCEVCQENAITLHRGSISVDLDKCILCENCGVHCPVNAIPKTTMHKKEIIDGFCFIEQKLCMHCGLCYDICPYDAINKKEDKFEVNEEKCKYCGACKNACPANAFMFERTFRDSIEGI
- a CDS encoding nickel-dependent hydrogenase large subunit; amino-acid sequence: MDEKIPNSKIIETEIPMGTVHPAALEPYRVRLFVEDEIVQEAEITIGVNHRGIERIMEGLPVEKANALTEKICGICSNAHVWNSVRTAELGLDIEIPKRASYIRIIVGELERLHSHFLYLAHGCEVLAHETFSMRVFYLREIVMELLNMIGGNRVQYGCSVIGGIRPRCDLDSKRIERLIVDIDKLEEGLTDFVNRFTADSILMSRVTGVGVLPQKQAIKLDVTGPTLRATGVVQDLRTTMKEYDDFDFNIITQEDGDVKANLMMRALESFESIKIIRQAIANLPEGPVVTRNWEMKDTDIIESRIEVPRGTLYHSYALESGRVRHSIIRTPSMANIGAMQYACIGDQITDAQLCIVQCDPCFTCTDRVIEIIRR
- a CDS encoding EhbH yields the protein MSNSIKTIIASIVTVLFSVSLFDALFNLNKVIVPGVSNIYNELGTQISPNLITVVIFDFRGYDTLGESIILLTAGLVVLLVFGRGRLGGKEE
- a CDS encoding DUF366 family protein, giving the protein MTIIHKHIDDIFEYDGSQINPSWAFNEFGIYGSSIITWVGPVYITPDNLKDFADVGLEIKSNYMINFICEFFDCQPANMRIAYLRQRLLVMIFREVLFEKGIVSKREGDDIFVENRKLSISIASASLSSMKIHFALNLEDKGTPDDVETIGLFDIKDTDGNQIFNNDNLVDLVNDVVNRFINELETIENDISKTNLL
- a CDS encoding energy-converting hydrogenase B subunit P, with the translated sequence MKFVMQPKHIISLGGYIVETQFPYRNLIVVNKTSEPIKIEIPVFDESWIDEHRDLGLEVIPVSKEDNFLKMWKRAHAQLDKIRN